A DNA window from Drosophila pseudoobscura strain MV-25-SWS-2005 chromosome 2, UCI_Dpse_MV25, whole genome shotgun sequence contains the following coding sequences:
- the LOC4802059 gene encoding exocyst complex component 4 isoform X7, with translation MTEIKERSCFIHVDVPGHADNAEALADGFPFPSLQSLGEDLVTVLDYLHVKYVIGLGEGAGANVLARFGLAHPGRALGLILINATGSAASVLQSFKSKFISWKSDEVAQSAESFLMYHKFGHVMERWQIVGENPDKDKIVAEYQKRLHRSLNSKNVGLYVKAFMNRKDLTLKGCKVDVILITGMLSPYASMVEKLHRDVEKERVTILKIERAGDVLADAPGKVAQSILLFCKGQGLLTSVVMPGVDRGRAFSTASSGSFESANGSRRLSRGISMEDYDKPNIRRLSIMNRQPTYIFNHIYMDAPPPTKPPRGVKYGKDESAGCGFLVNVIKSLGFSETTEERQKEKLKIEQEFKRSDLRLNELVSRHDQQLTLVLPLFSQVSTEVTASRERIHAVKENLSACKRLLQCRRDELKKMWTDAVQHKYVLEMLEQIQELRKVPQRVVSYTAKRQYLHASKALTDALATLNGPLQAVDGLSDLRADLQTRRQQLYQRLHEELVTQVYTISANEAFSSFQRTNSSRLNSNFIRGIGSRRSTDRIEANARVRKALSEMAQCFDLEKAEIIEDADLIYPELSMSYFVAIIVESFGMLHKVPDSLETLRVQIQTELLNVVRHTTHQLSLTAGAGDSNPLLMLLEIIFKQFKAIAKTHTLLLKNYLSVGQKYSVVGPQPYDLTDFWAQAQSVLQLLLTDYLDIQNGASDESAQTGFTEPTSSINSFFLRRKVPSTKRSMFKFDKSSHVGNGPRSSNEPLKEHRRNASDASVDDNLSAQLGGSGKGSNSGLFPHEKKQREKLLICTPDQNIITKVYLPLMGYIKEIENFMKCKPGQPCSLHDFVDNYIKDSFLSKGHNRNLQLTIESLSKNQDAWRTIITPEEMKSLNLSRPLLQSTVMVERRLMETKSLIHDLPCYSEDLLKMVCALLKAYREICQGAYRGIVQPDSEDRRIYSVAWLKDEDISRFLKTLPNWTDLKTSSQRSRYNRKLQRGSFEPSEEESPLQVQQRNIREAEMLTSNLGEGGITQQEILVEISVLKELAILQESMEWFSCRVSEFANDLRRPMVNGLNAVSAECTADITVKDGTIKVMTNLALEFDELANTCLLVLHLEVRVQCFHYLRSKSSVRTNSYVGSKDDILEPDRQVQVLTKRLSEMDEAFSATLHPRKTRYIFEGLAHLASRILIQASNYLEHIDQITVQRMCRNSIALQQTLSNITASREVALDQAKNFYELLCMDPDEILNALLERGTQFSEMQLLNAMHLSCKACSITDANLLASYQQKLSDILGAKPSKGVVV, from the exons CAAATCGTTGGCGAAAATCCGGATAAAGACAAGATTGTGGCCGAATATCAGAAGCGTTTGCACCGCTCGTTGAACAGCAAGAACGTGGGACTCTATGTGAAAGCATTTATGAA TCGAAAGGACCTTACCCTCAAAGGCTGCAAAGTGGATGTTATATTGATTACGGGTATGCTTAGCCCATATGCCTCCATGGTGGAGAAGCTGCATCGCGATGTTGAGAAGGAGCGCGTGACTATCCTGAAGATCGAAAGGGCTGGCGATGTTCTGGCCGATGCA CCCGGAAAAGTGGCCCAATCCATTCTACTGTTCTGCAAGGGCCAGGGTCTGCTAACCTCGGTGGTGATGCCGGGTGTCGATCGTGGACGCGCCTTCTCCACCGCCAGCTCGGGCTCCTTTGAGAGTGCCAACGGGTCACGACGTCTGTCGCGTGGCATCTCCATGGAGGACTACGACAAGCCGAACATTCGGCGCCTGAGCATCATGAATA GACAACCGACCTATATTTTTAACCACATCTACATGGACGCTCCCCCGCCAACAAAGCCTCCCAGGGGCGTGAAGTATGGCAAGGATGAG TCCGCAGGTTGTGGTTTTCTGGTCAACGTCATCAAATCCCTGGGATTCAGCGAGACGACTGAGGAGCGTCAGAAGGAGAAGCTTAAAATCGAACAGGAATTTAAGCGCTCAGACCTACGTCTCAATGAACTGGTGTCTCGCCACGATCAGCAACTCACACTAGTACTGCCACTCTTCAGCCAGGTATCTACAGAGGTGACGGCCAGCAGGGAGCGAATACATGCCGTGAAGGAGAATCTGAGTGCCTGCAAGCGATTGCTCCAATGCCGACGGGATGAGCTTAAGAAGATGTGGACAGACGCAGTTCAGCACAAGTACGTGCTGGAAATGTTGGAGCAAAT TCAGGAGCTACGAAAGGTCCCTCAGCGTGTTGTTAGCTACACCGCCAAGCGTCAGTATTTGCATGCCAGCAAGGCGTTAACAGATGCACTAGCCACGCTTAATGGACCTCTGCAGGCTGTCGATGGCCTCTCCGACTTGCGGGCAGATCTGCAGACGCGTCGTCAGCAGCTTTATCAGCGACTGCACGAGGAGCTGGTCACCCAGGTCTACACGATTTCGGCCAATGAAGCGTTCTCCTCGTTTCAGCGTACCAATTCCAGCCGCCTTAACTCTAACTTCATTCGGGGAATAGGATCTCGCCGCTCAACAGATCGCATTGAAGCTAATGCTCGTGTTCGCAAAGCCCTTTCCGAAATGGCCCAGTGCTTCGATCTAGAAAAGGCCGAAATTATCGAAGATGCAGATCTTATATACCCGGAGTTAAGCATGAGCTACTTCGTTGCCATTATCGTGGAGTCATTTGGCATGCTGCACAAGGTGCCCGATTCCCTGGAGACGCTGCGAGTTCAAATACAAACGGAGCTGCTCAACGTGGTGCGTCACACAACGCACCAGTTATCGCTGACTGCAGGAGCTGGTGATTCCAACCCGCTGCTCATGCTGCTGGAGATCATTTTCAAGCAGTTTAAGGCCATTGCCAAGACGCATACGCTGCTACTAAAAAACTATTTGTCTGTGGGCCAGAAATATTCAGTAGTTGGGCCGCAGCCCTACGATCTAACAGACTTTTGGGCGCAGGCTCAGTCAGTG ctgcaactgctgctcaCCGACTATTTGGATATACAGAATGGAGCATCGGACGAGAGTGCCCAGACAGGGTTTACGGAGCCAACCAGCAGTATAAACTCATTCTTCCTAAGGCGTAAGGTTCCAAG CACAAAGAGATCAATGTTCAAATTTGACAAGTCCTCGCACGTAGGCAATGGTCCTCGTAGCAGCAATGAACCATTAAAGGAGCATCGTCGCAACGCCTCGGATGCGTCGGTAGATGATAATCTGTCCGCTCAACTGGGTGGCAGCGGCAAGGGCTCCAACAGTGGGCTCTTCCCCCACGAGAAGAAGCAGCGGGAAAAGCTGTTGATCTGCACTCCCGATCAGAACATTATAACCAAAGTCTACTTACCTTTAATGGGATATATCAAGGAGATAGAAAACTTTATGAAGTGCAAGCCGGG CCAACCGTGCAGTCTTCATGACTTTGTGGACAACTATATAAAGGATTCGTTCCTGTCTAAGGGCCACAACCGAAACTTGCAGCTGACCATCGAATCGTTGTCGAAAAATCAAGACGCCTGGCGGACAATCATCACTCCGGAGGAAATGAAGTCGCTTAACTTGAGTAGACCTCTTCTGCAGTCCACTGTGATGGTCGAACGGCGGCTTATGGAGACGAAAAGCCTCATCCATGACTTGCCCTGTTACTCGGAAGACCTGCTCAAGATGGTGTGTGCGTTGTTGAAGGCGTATCGGGAGATATGCCAGGGCGCCTACAGAGGGATCGTGCAGCCAGACTCAGAGGATCGGAGAATCTACAGCGTCGCATGGCTCAAAGACGAAGACATAAGCCGATTCTTAAA GACACTACCAAACTGGACGGACCTCAAAACCTCCAGTCAAAGGTCGCGGTACAATCGAAAGCTGCAGCGGGGAAGCTTTGAGCCCTCAGAGGAGGAGAGTCCCTTGCAGGTGCAGCAGCGAAATATTCGTGAGGCAGAAATGCTAACCAGTAATTTGGGCGAGGGTGGCATCACACAACAGGAGATTTTGGTCGAGATCAGCGTCCTAAAGGAGCTGGCCATACTTCAAGAGAGTATGGAATGGTTTTCCTGCCGCGTTTCAGAGTTCGCCAACGACCTACGTCGGCCGATGGTAAACGGATTGAACGCCGTCTCGGCTGAGTGCACCGCCGACATAACCGTCAAGGATGGGACGATCAAAGTGATGACCAACTTGGCCCTGGAGTTCGATGAGCTGGCAAACACATGTCTGCTTGTGCTTCATTTGGAGGTTCGGGTCCAATGCTTCCATTACTTGCGTTCAAAGTCCAGTGTAAGAACAAACAGCTACGTTGGTTCCAAAGACGACATTCTTGAGCCGGATCGTCAAGTGCAGGTACTAACCAAGCGACTGTCCGAGATGGATGAAGCCTTCAGTGCCACTCTTCATCCGCGAAAAACCAGG TACATTTTTGAGGGTCTGGCACATCTGGCGTCGCGCATACTTATCCAAGCATCAAACTACTTGGAACACATTGACCAAATCACCGTGCAGCGCATGTGCAGAAACTCGATTGCCCTGCAACAAACGTTAAGCAACATAACCGCATCCAGGGAAGTGGCTTTGGATCAGGCTAAGAATTTCTACGAGCTCCTCTGCATGGATCCAGAC GAAATACTGAATGCGTTGCTGGAACGTGGCACACAGTTTTCGGAGATGCAGTTGCTCAATGCCATGCACTTGTCCTGCAAGGCCTGCAGCATAACCGACGCCAATTTATTGGCTTCCTATCAGCAAAAGCTTTCGGATATACTGGGCGCCAAGCCCTCCAAAGGTGTGGTTGTATAA